TATTGCAGAGCGCAGGATTCAGTCCATCCTTTTTGATCGGTGGCATGCCGATTAACTTTGGACGCAGTTATGAGTGGAACCGGTCGGGGCATCATTTCGTAATTGAAGGAGATGAGTACGACACAGGATTCATGGACAGGCGTCCGAAGTTTGTCAACTATCTTCCAGAAACGGTGATTCTAAATCCTGTAGAATTCGATCATGCCGACATTTATTCGGACCTGGCCTCTGTTGAAAATGCCTTCTGGCAGTTGATCAAAGTGATTCCATCCAACGGAACGATCATTGTGAACCGGGACAATGAAGTAGCGATGCGCCTCGCAAAGAAGGGGTACAGCCAAATTTGGAGTTTTGGATTCGATCCTGAAAGCGACTACCATGTGGCGCTGGAAGGATGGATTTCAGGCGAAGCAGCCTTTCGCTTAAATGAGGAGAATTTCAGACTCCGTACCTTTGGCCGCCACAATGTTTTGAATGCTGCCGCAGTAGCCGTTTTGGGAAAAACGCTCGGAATCGCAGCGGAACAGATCCAGAGCGCCTTTGATGCGTTTCAAGGAGTGAAGAGACGGATGGAACTGCGCGGCGAAGTGAACGGAATCTCAGTGTATGACGATTTTGCTCATCATCCTACGGCGATTGAATCGACGCTGGAAGGAGTTCGGAGGGTGTTCCCAAAATCGCGGATCTGGGGGATTTTTGAGCCCCGGTCCTGGTCCAGTAGACGAAACGTATTTCAGAAGGATTTCGGAAAAGTGTTCCGATCCGCGGATGTTGCTGCGATTGCGCCCGTGTTCGAGCCGGAAAAATTACCGCCAGCCGTCCGGCTAGACCCGCAAGCCTTGATCGCTGACATTGATCGTAATGGAACTCCTGCGCATTATTTCGAGTCCAATGAACAACTGGTGGAGTTTGTGATCACACATGCAAAAGAAGGGGACAAACTGATTTTGATGTCGAATGGATCTTTTGACGGAGTTCATGAAAAGATATTGGAGAAATTGAACCGCCAAGACGCCAAGACGCCAAGTTTCAAGTAATATTTTGTTTTCTAAGGAGTTATAGAGATGCCCAGAAAAAAAGCTTCATCACAAAGAAAAGTACTTACAGGACTTACACCATCAGCCTTTCAGCATAGCGCAGATCGTGAAGCGTTACGAAAACTGGATCACTTGCCGGGAATGCAATTGTTGCTTCGAAAGGTATCCGGAAGTTATGTGGAAAAAACGCTTCAAATGCTCAACGTTTCACAAAACATTCGGGTCAGCTCAAAGCAATTTCCGCAGGTGCACAATCTGTTTCGAGAAGCATGCGACGTTCTCGATATCAAAGAGATGCCGGAGATTTACATCGCCACCGCATACATCCCGAATGCATTTACATTCGGCATGGAAAAGTATTCCGTGACATTGTTGTCGGGTGTTTTAGACCTGCTCACTGAAGAAGAGCTGCTGTTTGTGATTGCGCATGAGCTCACGCACATCAAATGCAATCACATGATGTACAAGACACTGCTGTATCTACTCAGTTATGTCGGCACCGAGCTCTTTGGCCTGTTTTTCAAAGTGGCGGCGATTACTTTCTTTCCCATTGAAATGGCGCTCCGCTCCTGGGAGAGAAAAGCAGAATTCAGCTGTGACCGCGGCGGATTGCTTGTCGTTCAAAATGCGGAAGTCGCCAAAACAACGATGGCGAAGCTCTCCGGGTTTTCCAAGTCTTTGAAGACTCAGGTAAACATTCAGGAAATCCTGAAACAAGCGGATGAGCTGAAGGATATGGATGATCAGCTATTCGTGCGAGTGATGAAGATGTACCATACCGCATTTCGTTCCCATCCGTTTCCGATCATCAGAATCAAAGAGCTTCATAACTGGTCACAATCCAATCAGTATCACCGGATCCTCAGCGGTGAATACCAGAATAAAGCAGTATGAAGTTTTGTACCGCCGGCTTCCAGCCGGCCGGACTTACATACCACAAAATGTTTTGCCGGCCGGAGGCCGGCGATACAAATTCATGAAAAATATTCCGGATAGTTTGAGTCCTCAGGAAGCCTGGAACCGGTTATCTTCGTACCCAAGACTTTCGCCTGAAATCCGACCATTAACGGACAGTCTCGGCCTGTATCTCGAGAACGACTTGCATGTTCCTGAGGATGTACCCGCTGCGAACCGCTCCTTCATGGATGGTTTTGCAGTGCGTTCTAAAGACGTAAGCGCCGCACCTGTGAAGTTAAGAATTGTGGGGGAAATCTTGATGGGAGCGATTTCTGAGCAAAAGGTAAACTCCGGTGAAACCATGTTTATCCCTACAGGTGGTTTCCTTCCCGAAGGAGCCGATGCAGTTGTCATGCAGGAAAATACATCTCGAAATGATGAGACTGTGTTGATCAACAAGGCTGTCTCACCAAACGAAAACGTGCAACTTCGGGCGGAAGATTTCCGGCGCGACGAAGTGTTATTCCCGGCGTCTCACCGTTTGCGGACGCAGGATCTGGGCGCGCTTGCTACGTTTGGAATCACCGAGATATCGGTGATAAGGAGACCTGGGGTAGCAATCATCAGCACAGGCAACGAATTGGTTGAATTTCACAGCAAGCCTGAACAAGGACAGATCCGCGAAACGAATGCGCTCTCTCTGACAGCGGCGTGCCGGCAGTACGGTTTCCAGGTTCACACGCTTGGAATCGTTCGCGATGAATTGGAACCGCAAAAAGAAGCAATGACTGAAGCCCTAAGCCGGGCGGATGTGGTGCTGGTATCAGGGGGAAGCTCAGTTGGAGAACGCGATTACACACTAGAAGTGATTCGTTTGTTTCCTGATTCGAATGTTGTCTTTCATGGTCTGGCGATCCGCCCCGGCAATCCAACTATCTTTGCATCCATCGGCCGGCAATGGGTGTTTGGACTACCCGGTCAGCCAGTCTCTTCTCTTGTCGTGTTTTATCAGTTTGTACTGCCATTCCTGTGCCATCTTTCAGGAGAGGATATCGAATTTCAAAGCTTCTTTGAAAGCAAGTTCAAAACCGTTCCAGCCTACCTGGAGGAAAGCATCAAGCCTCTTTCCTCAAAAACAGATTATGTTCGGCTCCGCTTG
The sequence above is drawn from the bacterium genome and encodes:
- the mpl gene encoding UDP-N-acetylmuramate:L-alanyl-gamma-D-glutamyl-meso-diaminopimelate ligase codes for the protein MTFERIRSIYLIGICGTAMASLAGLLKQKGYEVSGSDANVYPPMSTQLQDLGVQLYSGYRAENLHTAKPDLVIPGNAIPRGNPELEELLNLRIPFYSMTETIKEFFLRDNHSIVVAGTHGKTTTSSLAAWLLQSAGFSPSFLIGGMPINFGRSYEWNRSGHHFVIEGDEYDTGFMDRRPKFVNYLPETVILNPVEFDHADIYSDLASVENAFWQLIKVIPSNGTIIVNRDNEVAMRLAKKGYSQIWSFGFDPESDYHVALEGWISGEAAFRLNEENFRLRTFGRHNVLNAAAVAVLGKTLGIAAEQIQSAFDAFQGVKRRMELRGEVNGISVYDDFAHHPTAIESTLEGVRRVFPKSRIWGIFEPRSWSSRRNVFQKDFGKVFRSADVAAIAPVFEPEKLPPAVRLDPQALIADIDRNGTPAHYFESNEQLVEFVITHAKEGDKLILMSNGSFDGVHEKILEKLNRQDAKTPSFK
- a CDS encoding M48 family metallopeptidase, whose protein sequence is MPRKKASSQRKVLTGLTPSAFQHSADREALRKLDHLPGMQLLLRKVSGSYVEKTLQMLNVSQNIRVSSKQFPQVHNLFREACDVLDIKEMPEIYIATAYIPNAFTFGMEKYSVTLLSGVLDLLTEEELLFVIAHELTHIKCNHMMYKTLLYLLSYVGTELFGLFFKVAAITFFPIEMALRSWERKAEFSCDRGGLLVVQNAEVAKTTMAKLSGFSKSLKTQVNIQEILKQADELKDMDDQLFVRVMKMYHTAFRSHPFPIIRIKELHNWSQSNQYHRILSGEYQNKAV
- a CDS encoding molybdopterin molybdotransferase MoeA, whose translation is MNTRIKQYEVLYRRLPAGRTYIPQNVLPAGGRRYKFMKNIPDSLSPQEAWNRLSSYPRLSPEIRPLTDSLGLYLENDLHVPEDVPAANRSFMDGFAVRSKDVSAAPVKLRIVGEILMGAISEQKVNSGETMFIPTGGFLPEGADAVVMQENTSRNDETVLINKAVSPNENVQLRAEDFRRDEVLFPASHRLRTQDLGALATFGITEISVIRRPGVAIISTGNELVEFHSKPEQGQIRETNALSLTAACRQYGFQVHTLGIVRDELEPQKEAMTEALSRADVVLVSGGSSVGERDYTLEVIRLFPDSNVVFHGLAIRPGNPTIFASIGRQWVFGLPGQPVSSLVVFYQFVLPFLCHLSGEDIEFQSFFESKFKTVPAYLEESIKPLSSKTDYVRLRLRQQHEKWFAKPVLGKSASLSTLSRADAFTVVAPGGDTVAEGSQIIAILFP